A single Cyclopterus lumpus isolate fCycLum1 chromosome 15, fCycLum1.pri, whole genome shotgun sequence DNA region contains:
- the cep170aa gene encoding centrosomal protein of 170 kDa isoform X8, with product MSVTSWFLVNSGGTRHRLPREMIFVGRDDCELMLQSRSVDKQHAVINYEAGTDEHKVKDLGSLNGTFVNDVRIQEQMYITLKLEDKLRFGYDTNLFTVVRGELTVPEEALKHEKFTSGLQLSKKPSSGETTTTTTTSKSPAKTPIKTLKSPGGSNPRPVESRATDGVTSSRESPAKPADTHKAEERTGGDVAAVPRGTPLYGQPSWWGDGDADDENSFKQEIKSSNKKHDSSISDKEARRGEKAKEDGLHASTSHDSSYFEMPTKEGHMASNGIHEIPTKDTEGTASQNSSAQGHASFTIEFDATSPGKVTIKDHVSKFTPDHHRSRSKKSGAGSGGAGGRDLSTLQAAMMASESKVADWLAQNDPTLVRSESTEDDSKSIKSDVAVHLKRLKGSKHEDGTQSDSENGLGLRFANRRHALEERLKAAHGLVGAGVGNITASGSRTSGSRTSFMIEFYDEENHRKRRSYSFSQTASLQGLGAGGEGLCPQPPSHPKVFSISTSATTASESGKIPAPIPATVTAGAPTAARVLLKQRSEDQSIGRSSVSTGLATGSPTSPSDTSVVGRGAGTAGGEAADDHSDKGTYTIELENQNAEEEEARRMIDKVFGVQQNQDSSRLSDLKREGKGKEIGETGKEALPGDSSWVSQWASLAANHTRTDPEGSGAETAAFLHKERVTDAFESGASLSRGESSSSLTDRKRRTLPQLPVDDPRAKSSIKALGLRSEIGEKQDTEPQEKENKGDGESPTPMRDVEMTSKRKQSSTSSPSKAPLRSSGTTERRKRSEERKGGGSVEGEKSGKPLVRQGSFTIEKPSANVPAELIPRINRGSSGRERSDSVGSMDTAMLLKDTEAVMAFLEAKLRDENKLDQKSSKTGVPSRSDSISPESDVDTASTASHVAGEAERKASAGGEHKRRSFSSMHREKSNMSTASKTSVTNASARDRLDRKTKTRTAETTSRTDARRSVQPSSRARQPSVDLTDDDQTSSFPISDILSSDQETYSGPIGRSAHGRGSDDFPHSKLDSRSAKTSTNGSSKTRSTLQAATTSSMSKQASLPQPRPTRASLLRRARLGDTSDTDLADADRVSVASEVSTTSSTSKPPSGRKGLSRLDMLAQPRRTRLGSISARSDSECIVTRSSTSSPRLSAETALRLGLRSSTPTENRLTPRMRANSVSKLNEAKTKTTTSGYCSPTVSSSSRWRRLPPEYGSTSEEEFGSNRNSPKHGGRSHMRPHHIAPHRSSRLGTGASPGSTGASPGSAVVTAPGGGVIKHRMKEQEEYIKDWTAHSEEIARLFPCVRRISQDLAKDLAILAREIHDVAGEIDSVSSSGTAPSTTVSTAATTPGSAIDTREELVDRVFDESLNFRKIPPVISTNKAPEINGKPVELRPRAPDSLEPRALRRRTWNREDAVLDSLLLNSVSQLSTKIRYSIDKTAGKIRILFKDKDRNWDEIENKLRSESDIPLLKTSNKEISSILLELKRVEKQLQVINVMVDPDGTLDALASLGLTSPTTPTKPLTTKTTSLSSPMSAPLAKESLPAILPGLGGSAASARAQASSASTEETARDPGVSLGLTGVGGLPFNRIRPSGEEAVAQK from the exons ACCTTTGTAAATGATGTCCGCATTCAGGAGCAGATGTACATCACTCTGAAGTTAGAGGACAAGCTGAGGTTTGGATATG ATACCAACCTGTTCACGGTGGTGAGAGGAGAGCTCACTGTGCCTGAAGAGGCTCTAAaa CATGAAAAGTTCACCAGCGGACTCCAGCTCAGCAAGAAGCCGTCCAGCGGTGAAACCACTACCACGACAACCACAAGCAAGTCCCCTGCTAAGACCCCAATAAAGACGCTGAAGTCCCCCGGGGGCAGCAACCCAAGGCCAGTAGAGAGTAGAGCAACGGACGGGGTCACTTCCTCCAGAGAGTCACCAGCTAAACCTGCGGACACTCacaaggcagaggagaggacaggag GGGATGTTGCAGCGGTGCCTCGTGGGACCCCGCTGTACGGCCAGCCGTCTTGGTGGGGGGATGGGGATGCAGATGATGAGAACTCCTTCAAACAGGAAATCAAGTCATCCAACAAAAAACACGACAGCTCCATTTCAG ACAAAGAGGCTCGTCGAGGGGAGAAAGCTAAAGAGGACGGCCTTCATGCCTCCACCTCCCACGATTCAAGCTACTTTGAGATGCCGACTAAGGAGGGTCACATGGCCAGTAATGGCATACATGAGATTCCCACCAAGGACACAGAGGGCACCGCCTCTCAAAACTCTTCAG CTCAAGGACACGCGTCCTTCACCATTGAGTTTGACGCCACTTCTCCAGGAAAAGTCACCATCAAAGACCATGTGTCAAAGTTCACACCCGACCACCACAGATCGCGCTCCAAGAAGAGtggagcaggaagcggaggagCCGGAGGGAGGGACTTGAGCACACTGCAAGCTGCTATGATGGCATCGGAGAGCAAGGTCGCTGATTGGCTGGCCCAGAACGACCCCACACTGGTGCGCAGCGAGTCAACAGAAGACGACAGCAAGAGCATCAAGAGCGATGTGGCGGTCCATCTCAAAAGGCTAAAAG GCAGCAAACATGAGGATGGCACCCAGAGTGACTCAGAAAATGGGCTAGGCCTTCGTTTTGCCAACCGCCGCCACGCCCTCGAAGAACGCCTAAAAGCAGCACATGGCCTTGTGGGAGCCGGAGTGGGGAACATAACTGCTAGTGGGTCCAGAACAAGTGGCAGCCGCACTTCCTTCATGATCGAGTTCTACGACGAGGAAAACCATCGCAAGCGCCGGTCATATTCGTTTTCCCAGACTGCATCCCTGCAGGGGCTAGGAGCTGGAGGGGAGGGGCTATGTCCTCAGCCTCCCTCTCACCCCAAGGTGTTCAGCATTTCCACCTCTGCTACTACAGCTTCGGAATCAG GTAAGATCCCAGCTCCGATACCGGCGACAGTGACTGCAGGTGCCCCTACGGCTGCCCGTGTCCTTCTcaagcagaggtcagaggaccaGAGTATCGGTCGCAGCTCAGTCAGTACTGGGCTGGCGACAGGCAGCCCCACCAGCCCCAGCGACACCTCGGTCGTGGGGAGAGGAGCGGGAACTGCTGGAGGGGAGGCAGCAGATGACCACAGCGATAAGGGGACCTACACTATCGAACTGGAGAACCAGAacgcagaggaggaggaggccaggcGCATGATAGACAAG GTGTTCGGTgtgcagcagaaccaggactCCTCTCGTCTGTCAGACctgaaaagagaaggaaaaggaaaagagatcGGGGAGACGGGGAAAGAG GCTCTTCCTGGCGATTCGAGTTGGGTCTCTCAGTGGGCCAGTCTAGCTGCCAATCACACCAGGACCGACCCTGAGGGCTCAGGAGCAGAAACAGCCGCCTTCCTCCACAAAGAGAGAG taactGATGCCTTTGAGTCGGGTGCGTCCCTCAGCAGAGGCGAATCCTCTTCCAGTCTAACCGACCGTAAGCGCAGGACCCTCCCCCAGCTCCCTGTGGATGACCCCCGGGCTAAGTCCAGCATCAAAGCTCTTGGACTGAGGTCAGAGATCGGAGAGAAACAGGACACAGAACCCCAGGAAAAAGAGAACAAGGGAGACGGGGAGTCCCCAACTCCCATGAGGGACGTTGAGATGACGAGTAAACGGAAACAAAGCTCTACGTCCTCTCCATCCAAGGCTCCTCTCCGGTCCTCTGGCACCACTGAGCGGAggaagaggtcagaggagaggaaaggaggcggATCAGTAGAAGGAGAGAAGTCGGGGAAGCCTCTAGTACGCCAGGGCAGCTTCACAATTGAGAAGCCCAGCGCTAATGTCCCTGCAGAGCTCATCCCACGCATCAACAGAGGCAGCAGTGGGCGCGAACGCAGTGACTCTGTGGGCAGCATGGATACTGCTATGCTCCTGAAGGACACTGAAGCTGTCATGGCATTCCTGGAGGCCAAACtaagagatgaaaacaaactaGACCAGAAAAGTAGTAAAACTGGTGTCCCCTCTCGATCTGACTCCATCTCTCCTGAGTCAGACGTTGACACGGCAAGCACAGCAAGTCATGTGGctggggaggcagagaggaaagCATCAGCTGGTGGAGAACATAAACGACGTTCCTTCAGCAGCATGCATCGGGAGAAGAGCAACATGAGCACAGCTTCCAAAACCAGCGTCACGAACGCAAGTGCCCGTGACCGCTTGGATAGGAAGACTAAAACAAGAACTGCAGAGACGACAAGCCGAACTGATGCACGGCGCTCAGTTCAGCCGTCCTCCAGAGCGCGGCAGCCTTCTGTTGATCTCACTGATGATGACCAGACTTCTTCCTTCCCTATCTCTGACATCCTCTCCTCAGACCAGGAGACCTACTCTGGACCTATAGGGCGCTCAGCACACGGGCGTGGCTCAGATGACTTTCCGCATTCCAAACTCGATAGCAGGTCTGCTAAAACTTCTACCAATGGATCATCCAAAACCAGGAGCACTCTTCAGGCAGCCACAACCTCCTCCATGAGCAAACAGGCTTCACTGCCTCAGCCACGGCCCACAAGAGCCTCCCTTCTCCGCCGCGCCCGGCTGGGCGATACTTCTGACACGGATCTAGCTGATGCAGACCGGGTGTCTGTGGCTTCTGAGGTGTCAACCACCAGCTCCACCTCTAAGCCGCCATCCGGTCGAAAGGGATTGTCACGACTGGACATGCTGGCTCAGCCGCGTAGGACTCGCCTGGGCTCCATCTCAGCCCGCAGTGACTCAGAGTGCATTGTGACACGGAGCTCCACCTCTTCACCCCGTCTGTCAGCTGAGACTGCTCTGCGTCTGGGCCTGCGCTCGTCAACACCAACAGAGAACAGGCTGACACCCAGAATGAGGGCCAACAGCGTGTCAAAACTGAATGAGGCCAAGACTAAGACCACGACATCTGGATACTGCTCCCCCACAG TTTCCAGTAGCAGCAGGTGGAGACGTCTGCCGCCGGAGTACGGCTCCACCTCAGAGGAAGAGTTTGGCTCCAACCGGAATTCTCCGAAGCACGGAGGGCGCTCCCACATGCGTCCTCATCACATCGCCCCACACCGCAGCTCAAGACTCGGCACCGGCGCGAGCCCAGGCTCCACCGGCGCGAGCCCAGGCTCCGCCGTGGTGACGGCTCCGGGTGGAGGGGTGATCAAACACCGCATGAAAGAGCAAGAGGAGTACATCAAGGACTGGACAGCACACAGCGAGGAGATAGCCAG GTTATTCCCCTGTGTGCGCAGGATCAGCCAGGACCTGGCTAAGGACTTGGCCATCTTGGCCCGTGAGATCCACGATGTGGCTGGCGAGATCGACTCAGTGAGCTCATCTGGCACGGCACCCAGCACCACCGTCAGCACCGCCGCCACCACCCCGGGATCGGCCATCGACACCCGGGAAGAG TTGGTGGATCGGGTGTTTGATGAGAGCCTCAACTTCAGGAAGATCCCGCCTGTAATTTCAACCAATAAGGCGCCAGAGATCAACGGCAAGCCAGTGGAGCTCCGCCCCCGTGCCCCGGATAGTCTGGAGCCCCGAGCTCTGAGGAGACGCACCTGGAACCGAGAGGAT GCCGTGTTGGACAGCCTGCTGCTCAATTCAGTTTCTCAGCTGTCCACCAAGATCAGATACTCTATCGACAAAACAGCAGGAAAAATCAG GATATTGTTCAAAGATAAGGACAGGAACTGGGATGAAATTGAGAATAAACTGCGATCGGAGAGTGACATACCACTCCTGAAAACCTCTAACAAG GAGATCTCCTCCATTCTGCTCGAACTGAAGAGAGTTGAGAAGCAACTTCAAG TGATCAATGTAATGGTCGACCCAGATGGCACTCTGGACGCCCTGGCCAGCCTCGGCCTGACCAGCCCCACCACCCCTACAAAGCCCCTCACCACCAAAACAACCTCCCTTTCCAGCCCTATGTCTGCTCCTTTAGCCAAAGAATCCCTGCCGGCGATCCTTCCTGGACTTGGAGGATCAGCAGCCTCCGCCAGGGCTCAAGCTTCCTCTGCCAGCACAGAGGAGACTGCACGAGACCCCGGCGTGAGTTTGGGGTTAACAGGAGTCGGAGGACTGCCCTTCAACCGCATACGGCCGAGCGGAGAGGAGGCCGTCGCACAGAAGTGA
- the cep170aa gene encoding centrosomal protein of 170 kDa isoform X6, producing the protein MSVTSWFLVNSGGTRHRLPREMIFVGRDDCELMLQSRSVDKQHAVINYEAGTDEHKVKDLGSLNGTFVNDVRIQEQMYITLKLEDKLRFGYDTNLFTVVRGELTVPEEALKHEKFTSGLQLSKKPSSGETTTTTTTSKSPAKTPIKTLKSPGGSNPRPVESRATDGVTSSRESPAKPADTHKAEERTGGDVAAVPRGTPLYGQPSWWGDGDADDENSFKQEIKSSNKKHDSSISDKEARRGEKAKEDGLHASTSHDSSYFEMPTKEGHMASNGIHEIPTKDTEGTASQNSSAQGHASFTIEFDATSPGKVTIKDHVSKFTPDHHRSRSKKSGAGSGGAGGRDLSTLQAAMMASESKVADWLAQNDPTLVRSESTEDDSKSIKSDVAVHLKRLKGSKHEDGTQSDSENGLGLRFANRRHALEERLKAAHGLVGAGVGNITASGSRTSGSRTSFMIEFYDEENHRKRRSYSFSQTASLQGLGAGGEGLCPQPPSHPKVFSISTSATTASESGKIPAPIPATVTAGAPTAARVLLKQRSEDQSIGRSSVSTGLATGSPTSPSDTSVVGRGAGTAGGEAADDHSDKGTYTIELENQNAEEEEARRMIDKVFGVQQNQDSSRLSDLKREGKGKEIGETGKEALPGDSSWVSQWASLAANHTRTDPEGSGAETAAFLHKERVTDAFESGASLSRGESSSSLTDRKRRTLPQLPVDDPRAKSSIKALGLRSEIGEKQDTEPQEKENKGDGESPTPMRDVEMTSKRKQSSTSSPSKAPLRSSGTTERRKRSEERKGGGSVEGEKSGKPLVRQGSFTIEKPSANVPAELIPRINRGSSGRERSDSVGSMDTAMLLKDTEAVMAFLEAKLRDENKLDQKSSKTGVPSRSDSISPESDVDTASTASHVAGEAERKASAGGEHKRRSFSSMHREKSNMSTASKTSVTNASARDRLDRKTKTRTAETTSRTDARRSVQPSSRARQPSVDLTDDDQTSSFPISDILSSDQETYSGPIGRSAHGRGSDDFPHSKLDSRSAKTSTNGSSKTRSTLQAATTSSMSKQASLPQPRPTRASLLRRARLGDTSDTDLADADRVSVASEVSTTSSTSKPPSGRKGLSRLDMLAQPRRTRLGSISARSDSECIVTRSSTSSPRLSAETALRLGLRSSTPTENRLTPRMRANSVSKLNEAKTKTTTSGYCSPTVSSSSRWRRLPPEYGSTSEEEFGSNRNSPKHGGRSHMRPHHIAPHRSSRLGTGASPGSTGASPGSAVVTAPGGGVIKHRMKEQEEYIKDWTAHSEEIARLFPCVRRISQDLAKDLAILAREIHDVAGEIDSVSSSGTAPSTTVSTAATTPGSAIDTREEVGPARPTQPDIQASMRKLVDRVFDESLNFRKIPPVISTNKAPEINGKPVELRPRAPDSLEPRALRRRTWNREDAVLDSLLLNSVSQLSTKIRYSIDKTAGKIRILFKDKDRNWDEIENKLRSESDIPLLKTSNKEISSILLELKRVEKQLQVINVMVDPDGTLDALASLGLTSPTTPTKPLTTKTTSLSSPMSAPLAKESLPAILPGLGGSAASARAQASSASTEETARDPGVSLGLTGVGGLPFNRIRPSGEEAVAQK; encoded by the exons ACCTTTGTAAATGATGTCCGCATTCAGGAGCAGATGTACATCACTCTGAAGTTAGAGGACAAGCTGAGGTTTGGATATG ATACCAACCTGTTCACGGTGGTGAGAGGAGAGCTCACTGTGCCTGAAGAGGCTCTAAaa CATGAAAAGTTCACCAGCGGACTCCAGCTCAGCAAGAAGCCGTCCAGCGGTGAAACCACTACCACGACAACCACAAGCAAGTCCCCTGCTAAGACCCCAATAAAGACGCTGAAGTCCCCCGGGGGCAGCAACCCAAGGCCAGTAGAGAGTAGAGCAACGGACGGGGTCACTTCCTCCAGAGAGTCACCAGCTAAACCTGCGGACACTCacaaggcagaggagaggacaggag GGGATGTTGCAGCGGTGCCTCGTGGGACCCCGCTGTACGGCCAGCCGTCTTGGTGGGGGGATGGGGATGCAGATGATGAGAACTCCTTCAAACAGGAAATCAAGTCATCCAACAAAAAACACGACAGCTCCATTTCAG ACAAAGAGGCTCGTCGAGGGGAGAAAGCTAAAGAGGACGGCCTTCATGCCTCCACCTCCCACGATTCAAGCTACTTTGAGATGCCGACTAAGGAGGGTCACATGGCCAGTAATGGCATACATGAGATTCCCACCAAGGACACAGAGGGCACCGCCTCTCAAAACTCTTCAG CTCAAGGACACGCGTCCTTCACCATTGAGTTTGACGCCACTTCTCCAGGAAAAGTCACCATCAAAGACCATGTGTCAAAGTTCACACCCGACCACCACAGATCGCGCTCCAAGAAGAGtggagcaggaagcggaggagCCGGAGGGAGGGACTTGAGCACACTGCAAGCTGCTATGATGGCATCGGAGAGCAAGGTCGCTGATTGGCTGGCCCAGAACGACCCCACACTGGTGCGCAGCGAGTCAACAGAAGACGACAGCAAGAGCATCAAGAGCGATGTGGCGGTCCATCTCAAAAGGCTAAAAG GCAGCAAACATGAGGATGGCACCCAGAGTGACTCAGAAAATGGGCTAGGCCTTCGTTTTGCCAACCGCCGCCACGCCCTCGAAGAACGCCTAAAAGCAGCACATGGCCTTGTGGGAGCCGGAGTGGGGAACATAACTGCTAGTGGGTCCAGAACAAGTGGCAGCCGCACTTCCTTCATGATCGAGTTCTACGACGAGGAAAACCATCGCAAGCGCCGGTCATATTCGTTTTCCCAGACTGCATCCCTGCAGGGGCTAGGAGCTGGAGGGGAGGGGCTATGTCCTCAGCCTCCCTCTCACCCCAAGGTGTTCAGCATTTCCACCTCTGCTACTACAGCTTCGGAATCAG GTAAGATCCCAGCTCCGATACCGGCGACAGTGACTGCAGGTGCCCCTACGGCTGCCCGTGTCCTTCTcaagcagaggtcagaggaccaGAGTATCGGTCGCAGCTCAGTCAGTACTGGGCTGGCGACAGGCAGCCCCACCAGCCCCAGCGACACCTCGGTCGTGGGGAGAGGAGCGGGAACTGCTGGAGGGGAGGCAGCAGATGACCACAGCGATAAGGGGACCTACACTATCGAACTGGAGAACCAGAacgcagaggaggaggaggccaggcGCATGATAGACAAG GTGTTCGGTgtgcagcagaaccaggactCCTCTCGTCTGTCAGACctgaaaagagaaggaaaaggaaaagagatcGGGGAGACGGGGAAAGAG GCTCTTCCTGGCGATTCGAGTTGGGTCTCTCAGTGGGCCAGTCTAGCTGCCAATCACACCAGGACCGACCCTGAGGGCTCAGGAGCAGAAACAGCCGCCTTCCTCCACAAAGAGAGAG taactGATGCCTTTGAGTCGGGTGCGTCCCTCAGCAGAGGCGAATCCTCTTCCAGTCTAACCGACCGTAAGCGCAGGACCCTCCCCCAGCTCCCTGTGGATGACCCCCGGGCTAAGTCCAGCATCAAAGCTCTTGGACTGAGGTCAGAGATCGGAGAGAAACAGGACACAGAACCCCAGGAAAAAGAGAACAAGGGAGACGGGGAGTCCCCAACTCCCATGAGGGACGTTGAGATGACGAGTAAACGGAAACAAAGCTCTACGTCCTCTCCATCCAAGGCTCCTCTCCGGTCCTCTGGCACCACTGAGCGGAggaagaggtcagaggagaggaaaggaggcggATCAGTAGAAGGAGAGAAGTCGGGGAAGCCTCTAGTACGCCAGGGCAGCTTCACAATTGAGAAGCCCAGCGCTAATGTCCCTGCAGAGCTCATCCCACGCATCAACAGAGGCAGCAGTGGGCGCGAACGCAGTGACTCTGTGGGCAGCATGGATACTGCTATGCTCCTGAAGGACACTGAAGCTGTCATGGCATTCCTGGAGGCCAAACtaagagatgaaaacaaactaGACCAGAAAAGTAGTAAAACTGGTGTCCCCTCTCGATCTGACTCCATCTCTCCTGAGTCAGACGTTGACACGGCAAGCACAGCAAGTCATGTGGctggggaggcagagaggaaagCATCAGCTGGTGGAGAACATAAACGACGTTCCTTCAGCAGCATGCATCGGGAGAAGAGCAACATGAGCACAGCTTCCAAAACCAGCGTCACGAACGCAAGTGCCCGTGACCGCTTGGATAGGAAGACTAAAACAAGAACTGCAGAGACGACAAGCCGAACTGATGCACGGCGCTCAGTTCAGCCGTCCTCCAGAGCGCGGCAGCCTTCTGTTGATCTCACTGATGATGACCAGACTTCTTCCTTCCCTATCTCTGACATCCTCTCCTCAGACCAGGAGACCTACTCTGGACCTATAGGGCGCTCAGCACACGGGCGTGGCTCAGATGACTTTCCGCATTCCAAACTCGATAGCAGGTCTGCTAAAACTTCTACCAATGGATCATCCAAAACCAGGAGCACTCTTCAGGCAGCCACAACCTCCTCCATGAGCAAACAGGCTTCACTGCCTCAGCCACGGCCCACAAGAGCCTCCCTTCTCCGCCGCGCCCGGCTGGGCGATACTTCTGACACGGATCTAGCTGATGCAGACCGGGTGTCTGTGGCTTCTGAGGTGTCAACCACCAGCTCCACCTCTAAGCCGCCATCCGGTCGAAAGGGATTGTCACGACTGGACATGCTGGCTCAGCCGCGTAGGACTCGCCTGGGCTCCATCTCAGCCCGCAGTGACTCAGAGTGCATTGTGACACGGAGCTCCACCTCTTCACCCCGTCTGTCAGCTGAGACTGCTCTGCGTCTGGGCCTGCGCTCGTCAACACCAACAGAGAACAGGCTGACACCCAGAATGAGGGCCAACAGCGTGTCAAAACTGAATGAGGCCAAGACTAAGACCACGACATCTGGATACTGCTCCCCCACAG TTTCCAGTAGCAGCAGGTGGAGACGTCTGCCGCCGGAGTACGGCTCCACCTCAGAGGAAGAGTTTGGCTCCAACCGGAATTCTCCGAAGCACGGAGGGCGCTCCCACATGCGTCCTCATCACATCGCCCCACACCGCAGCTCAAGACTCGGCACCGGCGCGAGCCCAGGCTCCACCGGCGCGAGCCCAGGCTCCGCCGTGGTGACGGCTCCGGGTGGAGGGGTGATCAAACACCGCATGAAAGAGCAAGAGGAGTACATCAAGGACTGGACAGCACACAGCGAGGAGATAGCCAG GTTATTCCCCTGTGTGCGCAGGATCAGCCAGGACCTGGCTAAGGACTTGGCCATCTTGGCCCGTGAGATCCACGATGTGGCTGGCGAGATCGACTCAGTGAGCTCATCTGGCACGGCACCCAGCACCACCGTCAGCACCGCCGCCACCACCCCGGGATCGGCCATCGACACCCGGGAAGAGGTAGGCCCTGCACGTCCCACGCAGCCGGACATACAGGCGAGCATGAGAAAG TTGGTGGATCGGGTGTTTGATGAGAGCCTCAACTTCAGGAAGATCCCGCCTGTAATTTCAACCAATAAGGCGCCAGAGATCAACGGCAAGCCAGTGGAGCTCCGCCCCCGTGCCCCGGATAGTCTGGAGCCCCGAGCTCTGAGGAGACGCACCTGGAACCGAGAGGAT GCCGTGTTGGACAGCCTGCTGCTCAATTCAGTTTCTCAGCTGTCCACCAAGATCAGATACTCTATCGACAAAACAGCAGGAAAAATCAG GATATTGTTCAAAGATAAGGACAGGAACTGGGATGAAATTGAGAATAAACTGCGATCGGAGAGTGACATACCACTCCTGAAAACCTCTAACAAG GAGATCTCCTCCATTCTGCTCGAACTGAAGAGAGTTGAGAAGCAACTTCAAG TGATCAATGTAATGGTCGACCCAGATGGCACTCTGGACGCCCTGGCCAGCCTCGGCCTGACCAGCCCCACCACCCCTACAAAGCCCCTCACCACCAAAACAACCTCCCTTTCCAGCCCTATGTCTGCTCCTTTAGCCAAAGAATCCCTGCCGGCGATCCTTCCTGGACTTGGAGGATCAGCAGCCTCCGCCAGGGCTCAAGCTTCCTCTGCCAGCACAGAGGAGACTGCACGAGACCCCGGCGTGAGTTTGGGGTTAACAGGAGTCGGAGGACTGCCCTTCAACCGCATACGGCCGAGCGGAGAGGAGGCCGTCGCACAGAAGTGA